DNA from Aphis gossypii isolate Hap1 chromosome 3, ASM2018417v2, whole genome shotgun sequence:
tatgtaaaaaaatttaaaatatcaacaataatcattattatttatctgaaatgttgaatattatattaatttttagaatattctgTATAACATTGAtgcacaaataattttagtgtcttatttatttattattatcgcctTCACCCAACTTAAATGgtctctattataataatgtagttattgttattgaactagactatttattttctgaacttttttaaaaaacagatccttaaatgatttttaaagataaaataatataatgctataaaattataatagtatgtaaaaGCTATGTTGAATTAAAAGAGTTTGGATTTCAACTTAaaacagaatttaaataattgaattgtaGATACTTCTacaagtgtatattttattattaattttatttttaaataacaattaaaaatacaattgagttttaaaaaaaaatatgatatcaaGAATTTTTCACCTTCTCTAGTACACCATTTTATAGTATGTGTCAGAATTGATCAGGAAAAGTAGCCTagtctaataaaaatgtttagttttgcTTATGGTTTTACGTACCTATTACATAAGCCATTAGAATGTATTACTATTCTAATTTGTATGAAggttacaaatgtataaaagtataacatttaatgtacCCATGGGATATACCAAATTTATAAGGAATCCTAGTTAAGTCTCTCCCATTAACAAACCAGTGGTTGCCAAgactcataaatcataatattttgttgccTATTCTTGTTTGATATATCACTCAGTTGTCATCTTAAGCATGccgtttataaatttaagcattagtaaatatttactcactgatatattatatttttacccaCTAGCCAATTTATGACATATAGCCTAGGCAtcattttgacatattttggTATGGTAATGTCACAAATTATCATCCCCTTAGCAAAACTCTTTCTGTGTtactaatgaattataattattacattttgtatttattgttatgattaaaataacatattaacacaTACCATTAAGTTCTAAGATCtacaatttaacatataaaacatccaatgttacatttattttattctactcaaatgtttgaaaaatgcatTATGTAGTAGTTTCTTTGAAAACTTtcctgattatttttatattacactcTGTCGTATACGCCGATTACTAATCGATATACCGTCATTTAAAtgtcctattttttttaatttcttacgtaaattattgcatttaatatatcaacaatagaaattaagtttttatacagaattaaataaatgtagtacATACTTTGcagaataaaatacatttttattattggtcatttcctatattatatagaattgtaGACCTATCAATTTATATCTATTCTATGTTTTGcattcattgtttttatttgttacaaattctagtttattgataattatcaatatgttAATgtgatgtaatttattttttcttaaggaACACTTTTTATTGCAAgtaataatggtaaaataattaccataaagaatacaaataattgtcctgaaatatgtttaaaaactagTATTGTGAAAATTCTGATCCTTACAAGACGATCAAACATctttaaacatatttgaatataccttaacagttttttctttatttttttggtttcctttataagtataatcatatttttttatgtatacaaaattattttgacacTATcacaatcataaaataaattattaaagtgtatttgaatagttttttaaatagtttttacctATTAAACAAAACTTTAACTGAAGCcagtttttattctttacttgataaaaagttaatttatatgtattgaattattttaattgcaatttgtcttatttttatagttgtatactatatatgtttaaaagtttGGAACACCACCCATTATCTTAATGGATAAATGTATATTCAGTGCACATTGTTATTTGTGTCACCTACGTATTCAAAATAGATGCTTAACtgactataatatgtttggcaacttttcaaataaaaatatattccttTTTCtcacttaatttatattcaaaagtaaacatggaatgattttttaatgatttgtttaagattacttattatcttttgatatttgatattatataatgttctttaaattatgtatactatactatCATAAACATGTGCAggccatttatattattgacttaATTGACAGAGTAGTCttgatgaaaatataagtGTTTAAGATAAAACtagttacatttaaatttcgaAAAGAACTCAAAAGTATAAGATTTCTAACTATTTCCAATCTTACCATAAAATccttatattaatcatataggATAATTACATGATCATTGCAATTCAGAGCCCACAAAGAGGAGGATGTGGTTGGACCTTAAATTTAAGGGTCCGTTGGAatgaatttgtaatttttgaaatattgctATAAGtccttattttatgttaaataatattttatgatatatatgttttgttattttgatattttaatctgCGGCTTAACCATTGATTACCTAGAAATTCCCATATATAGATCAGAATGAACATCTTTTTTCCTTGttatttgcattatttattaatgatattaatagttttattattaactgccGCTTCCATTTTTTTCCTGAAGAGTTGAAAGTTAATTCAACAAGTCACTGTTGGCTTCTAAGACAATCTCAATCgaacctatattttaaaatgtaatttgatgtCTTTCTATCGTACTTCTTAAATACTAAcgcattgatttttttttatacgattaatgaaaatgtattgttatttgcaGATAATGAAATTACGATATTTAGATATCTTATTTGATTGTGagttaaattatcttttagaTGAAATGTGttgtaaagtattaaaaactgtatattCTGCTTTTGTCAGGTTGATTTTTGAATATGAGCCGTTGaaacaaattaactaaaaaattccAACCTTTCATGCCTATTACATGTATTTGttctttttacttatatttaccaCTAATTCTTCAAAATATCAACTATTACATAGAATGATGAGCTTAGCAAATAAGGATCCATCAACTCTTTTagtcttattattttgtacatgttatgtgtaatattttgtatgtatttatatactatctcgtgttgtaataaaataaaatatttaataataattattacaattacatgactatacatttgtttttgtaatttatttataacaagattaaataatcattttaaattttagcatGGAAGGACAGACTCATATCGCGTTGCTACAGTTCCATCTCAGtttgatgataataaaacaGTAGATGGAAAACCAAAAGTATACaacaaatttttcttataaatgaatatttaagtgtagacatatttttaaaattgtattaaaattttagacaAGAAGAAAAGCACCATCTTCGATTAGTACCAAGTATAGTCATGCTGAAAACTTAGATGAGTTGAAACAAGATCCATACTTGGATTATCATAAAGTACCATTAGATGAACTGTACCAAAGATTCGGAACACACCCTGGAactgtaaatatacattaatttagtatttacaatctaaattgttaaaattatagatgtttttatgatatttactaaaaaaaattctatagtcTTAATGTAAATTCGCCtatttccaaaataataaaaattaatatttttgagggtttgatatattagttttttaatttattatttgcattcaactaaaaaaaaaaaaaatacatttttgtagatttatttgaatattaaattattttgagataatatttaaaaaaatcaatgtcaTATCttccaaaatatgttttatctacaaattttataaatgtaaacatttttattgataataataaacaatatttacaacataaaattttcTGGTATAGAAAacttcatatatttaattataatgttagaaTAGAATAACCAGGTGGCAGGCAATAAAACCTTgcttcagttttttttttttttatcattatatcgctaatttacaattttatattagggGTTAACTCATGCGAAAGCTCGAGAAAATTTAGAAAGAGATGGACCTAATACTCTGACTCCTCCAATTACCACTCCTGAATGGATAAAATttgcaaaacaaatttttggtGGGTTTTCGGTATTATTATGGTGTGGAGCACTTCTGTGTTTCCTAGCTCATACTGCAGAAACTAGTACTACAGAAGATCCAAATGACGATTatgtaagtttttatatttttcttttaattaagattttactttttacaaacctgtttataaatacctgCAACCATGTAAATCCTAAACTAATTAAagttggttttaaatatttatacaatgttaCTAAAACTAACCTTATATTCTACGATCCAGTTTTACTTGGGAGTAGTATTAGTTGCTGTTGTCATCATCACAGGAATCTTCTCCTATTATCAACAAGCTAAATCTTCTGCAATTGTGGATTCATTTAGAAATTTAGTTCCTCAGGTAAGGCAGAGATTTAGctgaaataaatgttttggtGTGGTTgagcttttttattttaatgtacagtTTTTTGTAGCAGCATGATTGTGGGTTTATGTTCAGGTGAGAGGTAGTTACTTATGCTTGCTTTATAtgctaacttttattttatcgcaGATTTACTTAGGTTCAAGTTTAATAGGTGTTATAGTAGTCACTGGCTTTTTATCTTATTGTCGGCAGTATAATCAAGGTGCAATCATCCGATCATTTTATGAAACAACTTCACAGGTCTGTCATCTATTGTTTAAGTTGCTTTATTAAGAATAccaaacataatacaaatatttgttgtcTTTATCATACACtcacataacatattaaatgtatattttttgttgcttttattttatttttataatagatgtatttgagttataatatttcatatacatatttaaaaattaaaatgttttaaatttaagtttgataatatgcTGATTTAAtccaaatctaaaataatattccaatattttgcaaattgattgcataaaattgaaattaattttaaatttccaaattaatatctttatatttttgattatcttttatttttattaaattttatttattttattgatgctATAACAGTATAGATACAGGTACAGAGTGAATATGTTTTACAAATTGAGAACTAAAACTTAAcagtaataacaaatataattaagtggTAGAATGTATGGTTATATCTTTAGACAGGATAAATGTTAGGGTTATTGTATTAGATTATGATTCctcttggttttttttattatatgttaatgacacatttaaattctaaaaataaatttgtaattaacaactaaaatattggcttatttttttttaattgaatgggTATAAACCCCAACCTTTTGGAGTTAACTTCATTGGCATATAGACTGtaacacaaatatattgtatgtgtatgtaagtcaaacaaaacatttttatatatcatagaattattattgtttaaaatattataaaatttggaaatgttcaaatttatttttaaaattaaatttaaaaaaaaattgacaagaatatatatatatatatatgtatataattcttatcttaaaattttataataagtaaatgaatatcatttttaatatttaaactaaacaaattaGTTATGCTatactcaaatatttaatggtaagataaaaacaacaaatattggTGGTCATTTTAAAcagttatgtatatttagttataaatattttctgtgtAAAGTAGAACACATAGGTTTGTGAtagtttaaatagtttatttttttttttattttttatttaaaactatgatAAACGTAAGTTTATAGTATTAtccattttatgaattaaatttggaAAAGCTTAATCTATTTAAAGTTTTCTATTGTAGTTAAATCGCGTAATCAGaagtattatgttaaaattattttgtagcaaataactatatattatgtgtatataattaaatttatattaataataatgtaagtgCTATTTAGTTagctacttttatttttgcaatattgcttgtatatttaatttttaaaactatctaTTATAGTAGTTTAATCTAAGTAGCTAAAAATCTACTAGCTTATCTTAATTGTGTTAAACAGTTGCAgtgtttttcaaaatcttatatttctttcttttggaatattattaaagtttatagtttattcaatgttatactgttttactaatttaaaaaaatgatacaactcaaaatcatatattacttttttaaaataaaaaaaccttgtaataaagttttaaatagaacaatatatattcttatttatttagaaaaataggtcatctttcaatttaaatgttttaacttttattgaaatgggcattaaatattaagtatttacattacttaaaatcatatgatgatttaattatacttaatttatttaatgattatacactgaagtttttcaaatgtttaatctggtttaatttatgagtattaaatgaattgatttattaaagtaatgaaagtttataattatgatgtatggatgtatgatattacatttataacttgGAGTCTTGAATGGATTTAAAACTACTTACTTATCAttctagttttaatttatggaaaattttTGTAACCAAACATAAACTTGCTATtactaaagttaaaatttattttgagttttatcatcttatttaatataatttaatcaaatagtaTCTTTAAGGTCTTAGAAtgttaatatgatattgtttaattattatattttaatactaacttatttaaatagtttgctGTGGTTATACGCCAAGGTGAATCATTGACATTACGAGCTGAAGATCTTACTCTTGGTGACATTGTTGAGCTTAAGTTTGGAGACCGTATTCCAGCTGATTTAAGAATTATTGAGAGTCACTCATTTAAAGTAGATAATTCATCACTGACTGGTGAATCTGAACCACAAAGCCGTACTCCAGAATTTACCCATGACGATCCTTtggaaactaaaaattttgcATTTTCTTCCACTCATGCTGTTGAaggttttattgatattataatattttaatgacattaataataattattatttaactaaagtatgaattattttaatttaggaaCTGCTAAGGGTGTAGTTATTGCTTGTGGAGATAATACTGTCATGGGAAGAATTGCTGGGTTAGCTTCAAGTTTAGATAGTCGACCAACACCAATTGCAAGAGAAATAATTCGTTTTGTGAACTTAGTTAACATTACTGCTATAATTATTGGATTATTACTATTCATTATTGCATTGATGATGGGTTGTTATTGGTTGGATGCCATTATTTTCATGATAGGTTGGTCATTAgtcttttgttattatatatttataattataattattaaattataaattaataatgttttgtgtTTTAGGTTTTTTGGTTGCAGCTGTTCCAGAAGGTTTATTAGCTACTGTAACTGTTTGTTTAACATTAACTGCCAAGCGTATGGCATCTAAAAACTGTCTTGTAAAGAATCTGGAAGCAGTAGAAACACTAGGATCAACTTCAATAATTTGTTCTGATAAGACTGGCACTTTAACTCAAAATCGTATGACCGTTGCTCACATGTGGTttgataatcaaattattgaaGCAGACACTACTGAGGATCAATCTGGGGTACAATATGATAGATCCAGTCCAGGATTTAGAGCTTTGGCAAGAATTGCAACACTTTGTAATCGAGCTGAATTTAAGGCAGGACAAGATGGTGTACCCATTCTAAAAAAGtttgttgatattatattaaatagtttttgttttaaaaactcatttaaatgtttttttagagAAGTAAACGGGGATGCTTCAGAATCTGCTTTATTAAAGTGTATGACACTTGCGCTTGGTGATGTAATGTCTATCAGAAGACGTAACCGTAAAGTTTGTGAGATACCTTTTAATTCGACAAATAAATATCAGGTGATTGATAATCATTAGTTGTTATCTATTACACTTAGATTacacttaaatgtataatacattattaatatgataattttgtatttaggtTTCAATCCACGAGACTGAAGATCCTTCAGATTCTCGACATTCacgatatttattagttatgaaAGGAGCTCCTGAACGTGTCCTTGATCGTTGCTCTACCATATTTATTGGAGGGAAAGAAAAAGTTCTTGACGAAGAAATGCGTGAAGCATTTAATAACGCCTACTTAGAATTAGGTGGTCTTGGCGAGCGTGTTCTAGGTTTTTGTGACATGTTATTACCACTTGATCGTTTTCCTAAAAATTTCCTGTTTGATGTCGATGAACCTAATTTTCCATTAAGTGGTATGCGATTTGTTGGTTTAATGTCTATGATAGATCCACCAAGAGCAGCAGTTCCAGATGCTGTGGCTAAATGCCGTTCAGCTggtataaaagttattatggTTACTGGAGATCATCCTATTACTGCTAAAGCTATTGCAAAATCTGTTGGAATTATATCTGAAGGAAATGAAACAGTTGAAGATATCT
Protein-coding regions in this window:
- the LOC114121167 gene encoding sodium/potassium-transporting ATPase subunit alpha isoform X6, which gives rise to MASLASKDYDLHGRTDSYRVATVPSQFDDNKTVDGKPKTRRKAPSSISTKYSHAENLDELKQDPYLDYHKVPLDELYQRFGTHPGTGLTHAKARENLERDGPNTLTPPITTPEWIKFAKQIFGGFSVLLWCGALLCFLAHTAETSTTEDPNDDYFYLGVVLVAVVIITGIFSYYQQAKSSAIVDSFRNLVPQIYLGSSLIGVIVVTGFLSYCRQYNQGAIIRSFYETTSQFAVVIRQGESLTLRAEDLTLGDIVELKFGDRIPADLRIIESHSFKVDNSSLTGESEPQSRTPEFTHDDPLETKNFAFSSTHAVEGTAKGVVIACGDNTVMGRIAGLASSLDSRPTPIAREIIRFVNLVNITAIIIGLLLFIIALMMGCYWLDAIIFMIGFLVAAVPEGLLATVTVCLTLTAKRMASKNCLVKNLEAVETLGSTSIICSDKTGTLTQNRMTVAHMWFDNQIIEADTTEDQSGVQYDRSSPGFRALARIATLCNRAEFKAGQDGVPILKKEVNGDASESALLKCMTLALGDVMSIRRRNRKVCEIPFNSTNKYQVSIHETEDPSDSRHSRYLLVMKGAPERVLDRCSTIFIGGKEKVLDEEMREAFNNAYLELGGLGERVLGFCDMLLPLDRFPKNFLFDVDEPNFPLSGMRFVGLMSMIDPPRAAVPDAVAKCRSAGIKVIMVTGDHPITAKAIAKSVGIISEGNETVEDISQRLNIPISEVNPKDASAAVVHGSELLDLPPEVLDEILRYHKEIVFARTSPQQKLTIVEGCQRIGGVVAVTGDGVNDSPALKKGDIGVAMGISGSDVSKEAADMILLDDNFASIVTGIEEGRLVFDNLKKSITYTLSSNVPQLLPFIAFIMLSIPLPIGAIAILCIDLGTDMVPAISLGYEHPESDIMKRPPRNLIRDKLVNNRCLAYHWHLNLANQT
- the LOC114121167 gene encoding sodium/potassium-transporting ATPase subunit alpha isoform X2 — its product is MASLASKDYDLHGRTDSYRVATVPSQFDDNKTVDGKPKTRRKAPSSISTKYSHAENLDELKQDPYLDYHKVPLDELYQRFGTHPGTGLTHAKARENLERDGPNTLTPPITTPEWIKFAKQIFGGFSVLLWCGALLCFLAHTAETSTTEDPNDDYFYLGVVLVAVVIITGIFSYYQQAKSSAIVDSFRNLVPQIYLGSSLIGVIVVTGFLSYCRQYNQGAIIRSFYETTSQFAVVIRQGESLTLRAEDLTLGDIVELKFGDRIPADLRIIESHSFKVDNSSLTGESEPQSRTPEFTHDDPLETKNFAFSSTHAVEGTAKGVVIACGDNTVMGRIAGLASSLDSRPTPIAREIIRFVNLVNITAIIIGLLLFIIALMMGCYWLDAIIFMIGFLVAAVPEGLLATVTVCLTLTAKRMASKNCLVKNLEAVETLGSTSIICSDKTGTLTQNRMTVAHMWFDNQIIEADTTEDQSGVQYDRSSPGFRALARIATLCNRAEFKAGQDGVPILKKEVNGDASESALLKCMTLALGDVMSIRRRNRKVCEIPFNSTNKYQVSIHETEDPSDSRHSRYLLVMKGAPERVLDRCSTIFIGGKEKVLDEEMREAFNNAYLELGGLGERVLGFCDMLLPLDRFPKNFLFDVDEPNFPLSGMRFVGLMSMIDPPRAAVPDAVAKCRSAGIKVIMVTGDHPITAKAIAKSVGIISEGNETVEDISQRLNIPISEVNPKDASAAVVHGSELLDLPPEVLDEILRYHKEIVFARTSPQQKLTIVEGCQRIGGVVAVTGDGVNDSPALKKGDIGVAMGISGSDVSKEAADMILLDDNFASIVTGIEEGRLVFDNLKKSITYTLSSNVPQLLPFIAFIMLSIPLPIGAIAILCIDLGTDMMPGISLAFEPGESNLMKKKPTIKNPLFNVRLISLAFGQLGVIEAFAGFFTYFVIMAENGFMPYKLIGIRREWDSRAVNDLPDSYNQEWTYQDRKSLEYTCHTGFFIAIVVVQWANLIICKTRRNSITHQGMRNMALNFSLIFETVLALFLCYLPGMDEALRMYPLKWTWWIPPIPFMLALFIYDEVRKFYIRRNPGGWLEKETYY
- the LOC114121167 gene encoding sodium/potassium-transporting ATPase subunit alpha isoform X7, whose amino-acid sequence is MASLASKDYDLHGRTDSYRVATVPSQFDDNKTVDGKPKTRRKAPSSISTKYSHAENLDELKQDPYLDYHKVPLDELYQRFGTHPGTGLTHAKARENLERDGPNTLTPPITTPEWIKFAKQIFGGFSVLLWCGALLCFLAHTAETSTTEDPNDDYFYLGVVLVAVVIITGIFSYYQQAKSSAIVDSFRNLVPQIYLGSSLIGVIVVTGFLSYCRQYNQGAIIRSFYETTSQFAVVIRQGESLTLRAEDLTLGDIVELKFGDRIPADLRIIESHSFKVDNSSLTGESEPQSRTPEFTHDDPLETKNFAFSSTHAVEGTAKGVVIACGDNTVMGRIAGLASSLDSRPTPIAREIIRFVNLVNITAIIIGLLLFIIALMMGCYWLDAIIFMIGFLVAAVPEGLLATVTVCLTLTAKRMASKNCLVKNLEAVETLGSTSIICSDKTGTLTQNRMTVAHMWFDNQIIEADTTEDQSGVQYDRSSPGFRALARIATLCNRAEFKAGQDGVPILKKEVNGDASESALLKCMTLALGDVMSIRRRNRKVCEIPFNSTNKYQVSIHETEDPSDSRHSRYLLVMKGAPERVLDRCSTIFIGGKEKVLDEEMREAFNNAYLELGGLGERVLGFCDMLLPLDRFPKNFLFDVDEPNFPLSGMRFVGLMSMIDPPRAAVPDAVAKCRSAGIKVIMVTGDHPITAKAIAKSVGIISEGNETVEDISQRLNIPISEVNPKDASAAVVHGSELLDLPPEVLDEILRYHKEIVFARTSPQQKLTIVEGCQRIGGVVAVTGDGVNDSPALKKGDIGVAMGISGSDVSKEAADMILLDDNFASIVTGIEEGRLVFDNLKKSITYTLSSNVPQLLPFIAFIMLSIPLPIGAIAILCIDLGTDMNVDNYLV
- the LOC114121167 gene encoding sodium/potassium-transporting ATPase subunit alpha isoform X1; this encodes MASLASKDYDLHGRTDSYRVATVPSQFDDNKTVDGKPKTRRKAPSSISTKYSHAENLDELKQDPYLDYHKVPLDELYQRFGTHPGTGLTHAKARENLERDGPNTLTPPITTPEWIKFAKQIFGGFSVLLWCGALLCFLAHTAETSTTEDPNDDYFYLGVVLVAVVIITGIFSYYQQAKSSAIVDSFRNLVPQIYLGSSLIGVIVVTGFLSYCRQYNQGAIIRSFYETTSQFAVVIRQGESLTLRAEDLTLGDIVELKFGDRIPADLRIIESHSFKVDNSSLTGESEPQSRTPEFTHDDPLETKNFAFSSTHAVEGTAKGVVIACGDNTVMGRIAGLASSLDSRPTPIAREIIRFVNLVNITAIIIGLLLFIIALMMGCYWLDAIIFMIGFLVAAVPEGLLATVTVCLTLTAKRMASKNCLVKNLEAVETLGSTSIICSDKTGTLTQNRMTVAHMWFDNQIIEADTTEDQSGVQYDRSSPGFRALARIATLCNRAEFKAGQDGVPILKKEVNGDASESALLKCMTLALGDVMSIRRRNRKVCEIPFNSTNKYQVSIHETEDPSDSRHSRYLLVMKGAPERVLDRCSTIFIGGKEKVLDEEMREAFNNAYLELGGLGERVLGFCDMLLPLDRFPKNFLFDVDEPNFPLSGMRFVGLMSMIDPPRAAVPDAVAKCRSAGIKVIMVTGDHPITAKAIAKSVGIISEGNETVEDISQRLNIPISEVNPKDASAAVVHGSELLDLPPEVLDEILRYHKEIVFARTSPQQKLTIVEGCQRIGGVVAVTGDGVNDSPALKKGDIGVAMGISGSDVSKEAADMILLDDNFASIVTGIEEGRLVFDNLKKSITYTLSSNVPQLLPFIAFIMLSIPLPIGAIAILCIDLGTDMVPAISLGYEHPESDIMKRPPRNLIRDKLVNNRLISLAFGQLGVIEAFAGFFTYFVIMAENGFMPYKLIGIRREWDSRAVNDLPDSYNQEWTYQDRKSLEYTCHTGFFIAIVVVQWANLIICKTRRNSITHQGMRNMALNFSLIFETVLALFLCYLPGMDEALRMYPLKWTWWIPPIPFMLALFIYDEVRKFYIRRNPGGWLEKETYY
- the LOC114121167 gene encoding sodium/potassium-transporting ATPase subunit alpha isoform X3; translated protein: MASLASKDYDLHGRTDSYRVATVPSQFDDNKTVDGKPKTRRKAPSSISTKYSHAENLDELKQDPYLDYHKVPLDELYQRFGTHPGTGLTHAKARENLERDGPNTLTPPITTPEWIKFAKQIFGGFSVLLWCGALLCFLAHTAETSTTEDPNDDYFYLGVVLVAVVIITGIFSYYQQAKSSAIVDSFRNLVPQFAVVIRQGESLTLRAEDLTLGDIVELKFGDRIPADLRIIESHSFKVDNSSLTGESEPQSRTPEFTHDDPLETKNFAFSSTHAVEGTAKGVVIACGDNTVMGRIAGLASSLDSRPTPIAREIIRFVNLVNITAIIIGLLLFIIALMMGCYWLDAIIFMIGFLVAAVPEGLLATVTVCLTLTAKRMASKNCLVKNLEAVETLGSTSIICSDKTGTLTQNRMTVAHMWFDNQIIEADTTEDQSGVQYDRSSPGFRALARIATLCNRAEFKAGQDGVPILKKEVNGDASESALLKCMTLALGDVMSIRRRNRKVCEIPFNSTNKYQVSIHETEDPSDSRHSRYLLVMKGAPERVLDRCSTIFIGGKEKVLDEEMREAFNNAYLELGGLGERVLGFCDMLLPLDRFPKNFLFDVDEPNFPLSGMRFVGLMSMIDPPRAAVPDAVAKCRSAGIKVIMVTGDHPITAKAIAKSVGIISEGNETVEDISQRLNIPISEVNPKDASAAVVHGSELLDLPPEVLDEILRYHKEIVFARTSPQQKLTIVEGCQRIGGVVAVTGDGVNDSPALKKGDIGVAMGISGSDVSKEAADMILLDDNFASIVTGIEEGRLVFDNLKKSITYTLSSNVPQLLPFIAFIMLSIPLPIGAIAILCIDLGTDMVPAISLGYEHPESDIMKRPPRNLIRDKLVNNRLISLAFGQLGVIEAFAGFFTYFVIMAENGFMPYKLIGIRREWDSRAVNDLPDSYNQEWTYQDRKSLEYTCHTGFFIAIVVVQWANLIICKTRRNSITHQGMRNMALNFSLIFETVLALFLCYLPGMDEALRMYPLKWTWWIPPIPFMLALFIYDEVRKFYIRRNPGGWLEKETYY
- the LOC114121167 gene encoding sodium/potassium-transporting ATPase subunit alpha isoform X5; this translates as MASLASKDYDLHGRTDSYRVATVPSQFDDNKTVDGKPKTRRKAPSSISTKYSHAENLDELKQDPYLDYHKVPLDELYQRFGTHPGTGLTHAKARENLERDGPNTLTPPITTPEWIKFAKQIFGGFSVLLWCGALLCFLAHTAETSTTEDPNDDYFAVVIRQGESLTLRAEDLTLGDIVELKFGDRIPADLRIIESHSFKVDNSSLTGESEPQSRTPEFTHDDPLETKNFAFSSTHAVEGTAKGVVIACGDNTVMGRIAGLASSLDSRPTPIAREIIRFVNLVNITAIIIGLLLFIIALMMGCYWLDAIIFMIGFLVAAVPEGLLATVTVCLTLTAKRMASKNCLVKNLEAVETLGSTSIICSDKTGTLTQNRMTVAHMWFDNQIIEADTTEDQSGVQYDRSSPGFRALARIATLCNRAEFKAGQDGVPILKKEVNGDASESALLKCMTLALGDVMSIRRRNRKVCEIPFNSTNKYQVSIHETEDPSDSRHSRYLLVMKGAPERVLDRCSTIFIGGKEKVLDEEMREAFNNAYLELGGLGERVLGFCDMLLPLDRFPKNFLFDVDEPNFPLSGMRFVGLMSMIDPPRAAVPDAVAKCRSAGIKVIMVTGDHPITAKAIAKSVGIISEGNETVEDISQRLNIPISEVNPKDASAAVVHGSELLDLPPEVLDEILRYHKEIVFARTSPQQKLTIVEGCQRIGGVVAVTGDGVNDSPALKKGDIGVAMGISGSDVSKEAADMILLDDNFASIVTGIEEGRLVFDNLKKSITYTLSSNVPQLLPFIAFIMLSIPLPIGAIAILCIDLGTDMVPAISLGYEHPESDIMKRPPRNLIRDKLVNNRLISLAFGQLGVIEAFAGFFTYFVIMAENGFMPYKLIGIRREWDSRAVNDLPDSYNQEWTYQDRKSLEYTCHTGFFIAIVVVQWANLIICKTRRNSITHQGMRNMALNFSLIFETVLALFLCYLPGMDEALRMYPLKWTWWIPPIPFMLALFIYDEVRKFYIRRNPGGWLEKETYY